Proteins encoded within one genomic window of Trichomycterus rosablanca isolate fTriRos1 chromosome 7, fTriRos1.hap1, whole genome shotgun sequence:
- the zgc:113363 gene encoding myoD family inhibitor encodes MHVYVDPLSGKRPCCSGLGHGGSDESLVDGVITSEDALLLPDHVPVLPHKLEKETPTPVSGPPPPDTIANGSLPVCTPPTASRKPECDGHSKPHKKRPSSTLKSQQSLKSSSTQIQQAAGNDCCVHCVLACLFCELASLCSALTQCLACGAECDAVCCCGEACGGLICCSEDPCSAILDCAILEDCCQSSDCMEICLECCSICFPT; translated from the exons ATGCATGTTTACGTTGATCCTCTTTCAGGAAAGCGTCCGTGCTGTAGTGGACTAGGTCACGGAGGAAGTGATGAATCTTTGGTTGATGGTGTGATCACCAGTGAGGACGCTCTGCTGCTTCCTGACCACGTACCAGTGCTCCCACACAAACTGGAGAAAG AGACCCCTACTCCTGTCAGTGGTCCTCCTCCTCCAGACACTATCGCTAACGGATCCTTACCTGTCTGCACGCCGCCCACTGCCTCGCGTAAACCCGAGTGCGACGGGCACAGCAAACCCCACAAGAAGCGCCCCTCATCCACCCTTAAAAGCCAGCAGAGTCTGAAAAGCAGCTCCACTCAGATACAACAAGCAGCCGGTAACG actGCTGCGTACACTGCGTCCTAGCCTGTCTGTTTTGCGAGCTGGCGTCCCTGTGCTCGGCGCTCACCCAGTGTTTGGCCTGCGGGGCGGAGTGTGACGCCGTGTGTTGCTGTGGCGAGGCGTGCGGCGGTCTCATCTGCTGCTCCGAGGATCCGTGCTCCGCCATCCTGGACTGCGCCATCCTGGAGGACTGCTGCCAGTCCTCGGACTGCATGGAGATCTGCCTGGAATGCTGCTCCATCTGCTTCCCTACTTAG